One window of Marmota flaviventris isolate mMarFla1 chromosome 5, mMarFla1.hap1, whole genome shotgun sequence genomic DNA carries:
- the Dcp2 gene encoding m7GpppN-mRNA hydrolase isoform X2, which yields METKRVEIPGSVLDDLCSRFILHIPSEERDNAIRVCFQIELAHWFYLDFYMQNTPGLPQCGIRDFAKAVFNHCPFLLPQGEDVEKILDEWKEYKMGVPTYGAIILDETLENVLLVQGYLAKSGWGFPKGKVNKEEAPHDCAAREVFEETGFDIKDYICKDDYIELRINDQLARLYIIPGIPKDTKFNPKTRREIRNIEWFSIEKLPCHRNDMTPKSKLGLAPNKFFMAIPFIRPLRDWLSRRFGDSSDSDNGFSSAGSTPAKPTVEKLSRTKFRHSQQLFPEGSPGDQWVKHRQPLQQKPYNSHSEMSDLLKAKNQSMRGNGRKQYQDSPNQKKRTNGVHSQPPKQQNPLMKCEKKLHPRKLQDNFETDAVYDLPCSSEDQLLEHVEGQSVACNGHCKFPFSSRTFLSFKFDHNAIMKILDL from the exons cCGATTTATTTTGCATATTCCCAGTGAGGAAAGAGACAATGCAATCCGAGTGTGTTTTCAGATTGAACTTGCCCATTGGTTTTACTTGGATTTCTACATGCAGAACACACCAGGATTACCTCAGTGTGGGATAAGAGACTTTGCAAAAGCTG TCTTCAATCATTGTCCATTTTTGCTGCCTCAAGGTGAAGATGTGGAAAAAATTTTGGATGAATGGAAGGAATATAAAATGGGAGTACCAACATATGGTGCAATTATTCTTGATGAGACACTTGAAAAT GTACTACTGGTTCAGGGGTACTTAGCAAAATCAGGCTGGGGATTTccaaaaggaaaagtaaataaagaagaaGCTCCTCATGATTGTGCTGCTAGAGAG gtctttgaaGAAACTGGTTTTGATATCAAAGACTATATTTGTAAGGATGATTACATTGAACTTCGGATCAATGACCAACTTGCTCGTTTGTACATCATTCCAGGAATTCCAAAAgacactaaatttaacccaaaaACCAGAAGAGAAATTCGG aataTTGAGTGGTTCTCCATTGAGAAATTGCCCTGTCATAGAAATGATATGACGCCCAAATCCAAACTTGGCTTGGCACCTAACAAATTTTTTATGGCCATTCCCTTTATCAG ACCATTAAGGGACTGGCTTTCTCGAAGATTTGGGGATTCCTCAGATAGTGATAATGGATTTTCCTCTGCTGGTAGCACACCCGCTAAACCCACTGTGGAAAAATTGag TCGAACCAAATTCCGCCACAGTCAGCAGTTGTTTCCTGAAGGTTCTCCTGGCGACCAGTGGGTAAAACACAGACAGCCACTGCAGCAAAAGCCATACAATAGCCATTCTGAAATGTCTGACCTTTTAAAAGCAAAG AATCAGAGTATGAGGGGAAATGGCAGAAAACAGTATCAAGATTCACCTAatcagaagaaaagaacaaacgGTGTCCATAGCCAGCCACCAAAGCAGCAGAATCCCTTGATG aaatgtgaaaagaaacTGCATCCACGAAAACTTCAGGATAACTTTGAAACAG ATGCTGTATATGACCTGCCTTGTTCCAGTGAAGACCAGTTGCTAGAACATGTTGAGGGACAGTCTGTGGCATGTAATGGACATTGCAAGTTCCCCTTTTCATCCAGAACTTTTTTGAGTTTCAAGTTTGACCATAATGCTATAATGAAAATCTTGGACCTTTGA
- the Dcp2 gene encoding m7GpppN-mRNA hydrolase isoform X1 — protein METKRVEIPGSVLDDLCSTCAFFRYQVQHFALHKSIREDRFILHIPSEERDNAIRVCFQIELAHWFYLDFYMQNTPGLPQCGIRDFAKAVFNHCPFLLPQGEDVEKILDEWKEYKMGVPTYGAIILDETLENVLLVQGYLAKSGWGFPKGKVNKEEAPHDCAAREVFEETGFDIKDYICKDDYIELRINDQLARLYIIPGIPKDTKFNPKTRREIRNIEWFSIEKLPCHRNDMTPKSKLGLAPNKFFMAIPFIRPLRDWLSRRFGDSSDSDNGFSSAGSTPAKPTVEKLSRTKFRHSQQLFPEGSPGDQWVKHRQPLQQKPYNSHSEMSDLLKAKNQSMRGNGRKQYQDSPNQKKRTNGVHSQPPKQQNPLMKCEKKLHPRKLQDNFETDAVYDLPCSSEDQLLEHVEGQSVACNGHCKFPFSSRTFLSFKFDHNAIMKILDL, from the exons cCGATTTATTTTGCATATTCCCAGTGAGGAAAGAGACAATGCAATCCGAGTGTGTTTTCAGATTGAACTTGCCCATTGGTTTTACTTGGATTTCTACATGCAGAACACACCAGGATTACCTCAGTGTGGGATAAGAGACTTTGCAAAAGCTG TCTTCAATCATTGTCCATTTTTGCTGCCTCAAGGTGAAGATGTGGAAAAAATTTTGGATGAATGGAAGGAATATAAAATGGGAGTACCAACATATGGTGCAATTATTCTTGATGAGACACTTGAAAAT GTACTACTGGTTCAGGGGTACTTAGCAAAATCAGGCTGGGGATTTccaaaaggaaaagtaaataaagaagaaGCTCCTCATGATTGTGCTGCTAGAGAG gtctttgaaGAAACTGGTTTTGATATCAAAGACTATATTTGTAAGGATGATTACATTGAACTTCGGATCAATGACCAACTTGCTCGTTTGTACATCATTCCAGGAATTCCAAAAgacactaaatttaacccaaaaACCAGAAGAGAAATTCGG aataTTGAGTGGTTCTCCATTGAGAAATTGCCCTGTCATAGAAATGATATGACGCCCAAATCCAAACTTGGCTTGGCACCTAACAAATTTTTTATGGCCATTCCCTTTATCAG ACCATTAAGGGACTGGCTTTCTCGAAGATTTGGGGATTCCTCAGATAGTGATAATGGATTTTCCTCTGCTGGTAGCACACCCGCTAAACCCACTGTGGAAAAATTGag TCGAACCAAATTCCGCCACAGTCAGCAGTTGTTTCCTGAAGGTTCTCCTGGCGACCAGTGGGTAAAACACAGACAGCCACTGCAGCAAAAGCCATACAATAGCCATTCTGAAATGTCTGACCTTTTAAAAGCAAAG AATCAGAGTATGAGGGGAAATGGCAGAAAACAGTATCAAGATTCACCTAatcagaagaaaagaacaaacgGTGTCCATAGCCAGCCACCAAAGCAGCAGAATCCCTTGATG aaatgtgaaaagaaacTGCATCCACGAAAACTTCAGGATAACTTTGAAACAG ATGCTGTATATGACCTGCCTTGTTCCAGTGAAGACCAGTTGCTAGAACATGTTGAGGGACAGTCTGTGGCATGTAATGGACATTGCAAGTTCCCCTTTTCATCCAGAACTTTTTTGAGTTTCAAGTTTGACCATAATGCTATAATGAAAATCTTGGACCTTTGA